Proteins from a genomic interval of Rhodococcus rhodochrous:
- a CDS encoding flavin-containing monooxygenase has product MNGQHFRSVVTAPDATSYDVVVVGAGIAGLYAIHRFRSQGLTVRAFEAASGVGGVWYWNRYPGARCDVESIDYSYSFSPELEQEWNWSEKYATQPEILAYLEHVADRFDLRRDIRFDTRVTSAVLDEDALRWTVRTDRGDEVSARFLVVAAGPLSNANTPAFDGLDRFTGDIVHTARWPHDGVDLTGKRVGVIGTGSSGIQSIPIIAEQAERLFVFQRSANYSIPAGNVPLDDATRAEQKANYAERRRLSRESGGGSPHRPHPKSALEVSEDERRAVYEERWKLGGVLYSKAFPDQLTDPAANDTARAFWEEKIRAVVDDPAVAELLIPKDHAIGAKRIVTDSGYYETYNRDNVELVDLRSTPLVGMDETGIVTTGAHYDLDVIVLATGFDAMTGSLDKLEIVGRGGRTLKEKWAAGPQTYLGLGIDGFPNFFNLTGPGSPSVLANMVLHSELHVDWVADAIAYLDARGAAGIEGTPEAVADWVEECRNRAEASLLNSANSWYLGANIPGRPRVFMPFLGGFGVYREIITEVAESGYKGFAILEGRDPGR; this is encoded by the coding sequence TTGAACGGACAGCATTTCCGATCCGTCGTCACCGCACCCGATGCCACCTCGTACGACGTCGTCGTGGTCGGGGCCGGCATCGCCGGCCTCTACGCGATCCACCGATTCCGCAGCCAGGGCCTGACGGTCCGCGCGTTCGAGGCCGCGTCGGGGGTGGGCGGGGTCTGGTACTGGAACCGCTACCCCGGCGCGCGCTGCGACGTCGAGTCGATCGACTACTCCTATTCCTTCTCCCCCGAACTCGAGCAGGAGTGGAACTGGAGCGAGAAGTACGCCACCCAGCCCGAGATCCTCGCCTATCTCGAGCACGTCGCCGACCGCTTCGACCTGCGCCGCGACATCCGGTTCGACACCCGCGTCACCTCCGCGGTCCTCGACGAGGACGCCCTGCGCTGGACCGTGCGCACCGATCGCGGTGACGAGGTCTCGGCCCGCTTCCTCGTCGTGGCCGCCGGGCCGCTGTCGAACGCGAACACCCCGGCATTCGACGGCCTCGACCGCTTCACCGGCGACATCGTCCACACGGCCCGCTGGCCCCACGACGGCGTCGATCTCACCGGCAAGCGCGTCGGCGTGATCGGCACCGGATCGTCGGGCATCCAGTCGATCCCGATCATCGCCGAGCAGGCCGAGCGGCTGTTCGTCTTCCAGCGCTCGGCGAACTACAGCATCCCCGCCGGCAACGTGCCGCTCGACGACGCCACCCGCGCCGAGCAGAAGGCGAACTACGCCGAACGGCGCCGGCTGTCACGGGAATCCGGCGGCGGCTCTCCGCACCGGCCGCACCCGAAGTCGGCACTCGAGGTCTCCGAGGACGAACGACGCGCCGTCTACGAGGAACGCTGGAAGCTCGGCGGCGTCCTTTATTCCAAGGCGTTCCCCGATCAGCTCACCGATCCCGCCGCCAACGACACCGCCCGTGCGTTCTGGGAGGAGAAGATCCGCGCGGTCGTCGACGATCCCGCGGTCGCCGAGCTGCTGATCCCCAAGGACCACGCGATCGGCGCCAAGCGCATCGTCACCGACAGCGGGTACTACGAGACGTACAACCGTGACAACGTCGAACTCGTCGACCTGCGCAGCACGCCGCTCGTCGGTATGGACGAGACCGGCATCGTCACCACCGGCGCGCACTACGACCTCGACGTGATCGTCCTCGCGACCGGCTTCGACGCCATGACCGGTTCGCTCGACAAGCTCGAGATCGTCGGCCGCGGTGGCCGCACCCTGAAGGAGAAGTGGGCGGCCGGCCCGCAGACCTATCTCGGACTCGGCATCGACGGCTTCCCCAACTTCTTCAACCTCACCGGTCCCGGCAGTCCGTCGGTCCTCGCGAACATGGTGTTGCACTCCGAACTCCACGTCGACTGGGTCGCCGACGCGATCGCCTATCTCGATGCGCGCGGCGCCGCCGGTATCGAGGGCACGCCGGAGGCCGTCGCCGACTGGGTGGAGGAATGCCGCAACCGGGCCGAGGCGTCGCTGCTGAACTCCGCGAACTCCTGGTACCTCGGCGCGAACATCCCGGGGCGGCCCCGCGTGTTCATGCCCTTCCTCGGTGGCTTCGGCGTCTACCGCGAGATCATCACGGAGGTCGCCGAATCCGGGTACAAGGGGTTCGCGATCCTCGAGGGCCGCGACCCCGGACGGTAG